The window CGCTCCCGGCCCCCGGTTCGGCGTTCCTCGTTCTCCACCACTCCCGGAAACTCTGCGGGGGGAAGGCGCTGAGGTCGCGGCTCTGCGTCCAGCCGCCCAGCAGGCCCGGCAACGCCGTGATCTGCCCGTTCCGCACCAGCGGCCCCTGCCCCAGCCGCGCGAGCTTCACGGCGCCCTCGAAGCGCCAGCCCTCGCTCATGGCATAGCGCATGCCCTGCATGGCCAGGGATTCCAACGTCACGCCCTTCTGATCGTTCGCCTCGCCGCGCAGGTAGATCAAGACCTGCGGAATGTTGATCCGCACCGGGCAGGCGTCGTAGCACGCGCCGCACAGGCTGGACGCGCCCGGCAGCGTGTTCGCGTTCTTATCCGTCATGTTCAGCAGTTGCGGCGTGAGGATCGCGCCGATCGGGCCGGGATACACGCTGCCGTAGGCGTGGCCGCCCGCCCGCTCGTACACCGGGCACACGTTCAGGCACGCCGAGCAGCGGATGCAGCGCAGCGTCTGCCGCCCGACCTCGTCCGCCAGCACGTCCGTGCGCCCGTTGTCCAGCAGGATCAGGTGGAATTCCTGCGGGCCGTCGCCGGGCGTCACGCCACTCCAGAACGAGGTGTACGGATTCATGCGTTCCGCCGTGCTGGAGCGGGGCAAGACCTCCATGAACACGGAGATGTCCTCCCACGTCTGCAACACCTTCTCGATGCCCATGATGCTGACCAGCACCTCCGGCAACGTCACGCACATGCGGCCGTTCCCCTCGGATTCCACCACGCACACGGTGCCCGTCTCCGCGACGGCGAAGTTCGCGCCGGACACCGCCATCTTCGTCGTCAGGAACTTCTGCCGCAGGTAGCGCCGCGCCGCGCCCGCCAGCACCGCCGGCTCGT of the Deinococcus sp. KSM4-11 genome contains:
- a CDS encoding lactate utilization protein B → MSGLHPSRPFPEAAREAVGNPQLRANLRKVTNTIREKRLRAVEELPHWEELRQLGAATKDASLANLSDRLLELEASVVARGGRVHWARDAAEARELVAQIAQAHQVTELIKVKSITSDEIELNAALDAHGIHAIETDLAELIVQLSHDTPSHILVPAIHRNRAEIQALFNRELGDPQHLSDEPAVLAGAARRYLRQKFLTTKMAVSGANFAVAETGTVCVVESEGNGRMCVTLPEVLVSIMGIEKVLQTWEDISVFMEVLPRSSTAERMNPYTSFWSGVTPGDGPQEFHLILLDNGRTDVLADEVGRQTLRCIRCSACLNVCPVYERAGGHAYGSVYPGPIGAILTPQLLNMTDKNANTLPGASSLCGACYDACPVRINIPQVLIYLRGEANDQKGVTLESLAMQGMRYAMSEGWRFEGAVKLARLGQGPLVRNGQITALPGLLGGWTQSRDLSAFPPQSFREWWRTRNAEPGAGSEGGQP